The Calditrichota bacterium genomic sequence GGGCACGGTAAAAATCAGCACAAATCCTGCGCCCAGCAGAATTTTGGTGGAGTCGAAAAATGCTTTTTGAACTTGCGTTCGTTTCATGCGATGGAGAAAAATCGTCAGCAGCACGACCAGAATCAGTATCGTTCCCGGCAAATAGAGCGGAGTCGTGGCGGCATTAATGGGAGAGCCAAACACGCCATTCCAGTGCAGGGAGACTGATTTGAGCCATCTACCGAAAGGCAAAAACGGCAATCGCGTGAGTACCAACAGCAGCGCCACAAATAAATAGGGCAGCCATGCCAGCCAGACCGGAATTTTTTTGTCGGTGACTTCGTCCAATCTGATGTCAATGGTGCCCAGCCATTCCTGCGCCCAGTCGGCGCGATCGGGAAAATCCCAGGAATCTTTGGGAATGAGAAATTTTTTCCTGGCGGCAAAGGTGACAATGACCAATCCAACCAATGCTCCCAAAAGCGAGGGAAATTCAGGCCCGAGAAAAATTCCCGTGAGCGTGTAAGGAACCGTAAAAGCCAACCCTCCGAAAATGGCAAATGGAACAATGGAGAGCCCCTCTGTCCATGATTTGTTTTTCCCGAAAAAGCGCGTCATCATCATGATCATCAGCAAAGGGATCAGCGTTCCGGTGATCCCGTGCAAAATTGCGGCTTCGGCGGCGATGGTCCGCAGATATTGCTCGAAGCCGATTCCTGCCCCGGCTAATTTAGCTGTGAGTTCCGGATTTTGCAGCCCTCCGCGCACGCCGATCAAAATGGGCGTGCCCACGGCGCCGAAAGTCACGGCAGTGCTTTGAATCATCATTCCGATCATCACTGCGGCTGCGGCAGGAAAACCGATTGCCACCAGCAGCGGCGCGGCAATGGCGGCAGGAGTCCCAAAACCGGAAGCTCCTTCGATGAAAGAACCGAAGAGCCAGGCGATGATGATTACCTGAACGCGGCGGTCGTCACTGATGTTGGAAAACCCCGCACGGATGGAAGCAATTCCGCCGGAAAATTTCAGCGCGTTCAACAACAAAATGGCGCCAAAAATAATGTACAAAATATCGAATGTGATAAAAAGCCCCTGAATCGTGGAAGCCAAAATGTTCAGCAATGTCATTTTCCAGGCAAAGAAAGCAACGGCGGCTGCGACGAGATACGCTGCCGGCATGGCTTTTTTCGCCGGGATGCGGAAGCCGACCAGGAGTATCGCAGAAAGAAGAATTGGAGAAAAACCTAAAAAAGCACCCAAACCCGATGACATGGCAAATCCTGTTCTGTGAATGAGTTGAATGAAAATTGCATTTAGTATTGCTATTCAATTAAAAAAAATAATTGAAAATGTCAATGTTTTTTTCCGGTTCGAGACCGAAAAAATTTATTGAATATTTCGAAAATATTTTGTAAATTATAAAAATAGAATTCTTGAGAAACTTTGTTTCTGACATTGAAAAGTGCCCCCGCAATTTCCGGGGGATTGTTTTACTGAGAAAGGTGTCGCCTATGGCAAATAAAATTGTGAAAGAAAACGACCCGTTGCGGGAAATAATCAAAAAAATCCCAAAAACTGACCTGCACGTGCATCTGGACGGTTCCATTCGTATGGAGACATTGATTGAAATTGCCAAAAAGGAGAAAATGGAGCTTCCCAGCTACACTGTAGAAGGGATGAATGAACTGGTTTTCAAAGATAATTACAATAATTTGCAGGAATATCTGAATACGTTCGGCTATTCCTGCGCAGTGATGCAGAAGCCGGAATATCTGGAACAAATAGCTTACGAGCTGGCGCTGGACAATCAGGCTGAAGGCGTGCGTTACGTAGAAGTGCGTTTCGCGCCACAGTTGCACATCAATAAGCACATGGATATGAAAACCGTGCTGCTATCCGTAAATCGCGGTCTGGATCGGGCGCAGAAGGAATTCAACAGCCGAAAAGAAATTGTTTCCGGAGAGGAACCGCCGTTTTTCTATGGAATTATTGTTGGCGCTCTTCGCATGTTTGGGAGATATTCTGATTATTACGCTAATTTCATCGATGCGCATCCGTTTTCAGATGCCAAAACTATTGCCAGCTTGGGTTCACTGGAATTGGCTCGCGGCGCAGTGAAAATCCGCGATGAGGAAGGAATTCCCATCACCGGTTTTGATCTTGCCGGAGCGGAAGAAGGCAATCCGGCAAAAATTCACATTCAGGCGTTTCAGTACGCGCATCAGCACTTTCTCGCAAAAACAGTTCACGCCGGTGAAGCTTATGGCCCGCCATCGATTTTTCAGGCGATCACTGATTTGCACGCTGATCGCCTCGGGCACGGGTACTATTTGTTTGACATGACAAAGTTTGAGGGTGAAAAAGTTCAGGACAAAGGGCAGTACGTGGAAAATCTGTGCCAGTATATCGCCGACCGTCGCGTGACAATTGAAGTTTGTTTGACCAGTAACTTACAGACAAATCCTTCTCTGAAAGATATTCAAAACCATTCTTTCAAAAAAATGGTGGAGCGCAAATTAAGCACGACAATTTGTACCGACAACCGCACTGTGAGCAAAACTACGGTGACGGATGAAGTGCTGTTGGCTGTTCGCAGTTTCAAATTAGGGCCGAATACGTTGAAAAATATCATGATTTACGGTTTCAAGCGCAGTTTTTTCCCGGAAAATTACATCAAGA encodes the following:
- a CDS encoding adenosine deaminase family protein; protein product: MANKIVKENDPLREIIKKIPKTDLHVHLDGSIRMETLIEIAKKEKMELPSYTVEGMNELVFKDNYNNLQEYLNTFGYSCAVMQKPEYLEQIAYELALDNQAEGVRYVEVRFAPQLHINKHMDMKTVLLSVNRGLDRAQKEFNSRKEIVSGEEPPFFYGIIVGALRMFGRYSDYYANFIDAHPFSDAKTIASLGSLELARGAVKIRDEEGIPITGFDLAGAEEGNPAKIHIQAFQYAHQHFLAKTVHAGEAYGPPSIFQAITDLHADRLGHGYYLFDMTKFEGEKVQDKGQYVENLCQYIADRRVTIEVCLTSNLQTNPSLKDIQNHSFKKMVERKLSTTICTDNRTVSKTTVTDEVLLAVRSFKLGPNTLKNIMIYGFKRSFFPENYIKKRRYVRRCIDFYEKIVKGTDLEG
- a CDS encoding L-lactate permease, which codes for MSSGLGAFLGFSPILLSAILLVGFRIPAKKAMPAAYLVAAAVAFFAWKMTLLNILASTIQGLFITFDILYIIFGAILLLNALKFSGGIASIRAGFSNISDDRRVQVIIIAWLFGSFIEGASGFGTPAAIAAPLLVAIGFPAAAAVMIGMMIQSTAVTFGAVGTPILIGVRGGLQNPELTAKLAGAGIGFEQYLRTIAAEAAILHGITGTLIPLLMIMMMTRFFGKNKSWTEGLSIVPFAIFGGLAFTVPYTLTGIFLGPEFPSLLGALVGLVIVTFAARKKFLIPKDSWDFPDRADWAQEWLGTIDIRLDEVTDKKIPVWLAWLPYLFVALLLVLTRLPFLPFGRWLKSVSLHWNGVFGSPINAATTPLYLPGTILILVVLLTIFLHRMKRTQVQKAFFDSTKILLGAGFVLIFTVPMVRIYINSGINSVHLPSMPVAMAQWVADTVGKIWPLFAPWIGALGAFIAGSNTVSNLMFSLFQHSVAEKLAISPDFTVALQAVGAAAGNMIAIHNVVAASATVGLLGREGVTLRKTFIPTFYYVTVVGILGLIAIYLL